A single region of the Phycisphaerae bacterium RAS1 genome encodes:
- the speE_2 gene encoding Spermidine synthase: MDRRRLALVTLLFLLSGGTALVYQVAWTRSLGLIFGASHQAVSIVLGSFMGGLALGGFVLGRLTPRMSRPLRVYGLLELAVGVFALLSPALLSALNQLYVAAAGALGEVNWQLNLMRVGLALGVLVVPTFFMGGTLPVLTHYLVHQQRELGVRLAWLYGINTVGAVLGALAATFVLLPMLGVWHTQVAAAAVNGLIAIIAVLADRSAAGSAGVSTAAPGGMGVSPAVRGGTGVSPVTPGGMGVSPAVRGGTGVSPVTSHAAEAAERPANRYALALRLTFWGTAVSGLCALALEVLWTRAISVAAGTSTYSFTVMLAAFLIGISLGSGLHALLPLRRVHESVQFGVVLVLIGVSSAVATQTIPELPQRSIELNAWLYRGVAGVGRITTLLLSFSIMLVPCVLMGVAFPLAGQARARLRECFGRSVGDVVGLNTLGCIAGSLLAGFVLLPALGLQRGMLAVSALNAGYGLLVLAAAAAGRFPKAAPIAIVAVLALIGGGGAALHHAPRWDPRRLGAFCNNLMASYAGQAGPVVERAMADLGVLYYHEGRGTILSVVENAGTRVFIVMGKAEASDSHTDLQHERLLGHLPALLHPDPRSAAVIGLGAGITLGGVAAHERIEKITLVEIEPGVVGAARQFSDVNGDALSDPRVRVVFQDGRNYLLTTRERFDVITADPIHPWAAGSAYLYTVEYYRTVASRLNEGGIACQWLPLYELSEANVRSAVASFAAAFAHVTVWQTALDAVLIGSNRPVRIDPENLARRLAEPRVAVEMQAIGLGDPLSFLAELALDEPATRAFAAGARLNTDDNLYLEFSAPLSIGTPQLARNVRLLDSLRISPRSLLLRLAPLLDDEAAAQQTFARYRKAKSRTVEAQTVLHDTARDNSGQAARAMADSLRSTVADAPEYGRARSLLAEALHRLGIAALRGGRYAEAVEVLREAVSADPWNPEAHWRLGVALHEAGRDAEAIPVLEAGLRLRPRHVPMTNDYAVALIAVGRGDEGLKLLQRCAELRPQSASARYALAVGLTRAGQLEAAVGEYHAALRLDATLVDAYNNCGRALAGLRRYGEAIEMLRQGFGQKSDDARLAINLGWLLLTAPDPQLRNPAEALDLGQRANLMLGGSAPAALDLQAAALVQSGRAADGVALARKALDAAEAQQNATLAESLRKRIAEYEKQAGGR, encoded by the coding sequence ATGGATCGCCGCCGGCTCGCGCTTGTGACGTTGCTGTTTCTCCTCTCCGGCGGCACCGCGCTGGTTTACCAGGTGGCGTGGACGCGCAGCCTGGGCCTCATCTTCGGCGCCAGCCACCAGGCGGTCAGCATCGTATTGGGCTCGTTCATGGGCGGGTTGGCGCTGGGCGGGTTCGTGCTGGGAAGACTCACACCGCGGATGAGCCGCCCGCTGCGCGTCTACGGCCTGCTGGAGTTGGCGGTCGGCGTTTTCGCGCTGCTCTCGCCGGCGCTGCTGAGCGCGCTCAATCAGCTCTACGTCGCCGCCGCAGGGGCCCTGGGCGAGGTGAACTGGCAGCTCAACCTGATGCGCGTCGGGCTGGCGCTGGGGGTGCTGGTCGTGCCGACGTTTTTCATGGGCGGAACGCTGCCCGTGCTGACGCATTATCTCGTGCATCAGCAGCGCGAGCTGGGGGTGCGACTGGCATGGCTGTACGGCATCAATACCGTCGGGGCCGTGCTGGGTGCGCTGGCGGCGACGTTTGTTCTTCTGCCAATGCTGGGAGTCTGGCACACTCAGGTCGCGGCCGCGGCGGTGAACGGCCTGATCGCGATTATTGCAGTGTTGGCTGACCGCAGCGCGGCGGGGAGCGCGGGCGTCTCGACCGCCGCGCCGGGTGGGATGGGCGTCTCGCCTGCCGTGCGGGGTGGGACGGGCGTCTCGCCCGTCACGCCGGGTGGGATGGGCGTCTCGCCTGCCGTGCGGGGTGGGACGGGCGTCTCGCCCGTCACGTCGCACGCCGCCGAGGCGGCAGAGCGCCCCGCGAATCGCTACGCGCTGGCGCTGCGGCTGACATTCTGGGGCACGGCGGTGAGCGGCCTGTGCGCCCTGGCGCTCGAGGTGCTCTGGACGCGGGCGATCTCGGTCGCCGCCGGCACCAGCACCTACAGCTTCACGGTGATGCTGGCCGCCTTCCTGATCGGCATCTCGCTCGGAAGCGGGCTGCACGCCCTGCTGCCGCTGCGGCGGGTGCATGAGAGCGTGCAGTTCGGCGTCGTGCTGGTCCTGATCGGCGTGAGCAGCGCTGTTGCGACGCAGACGATTCCCGAGCTGCCGCAGCGCTCGATCGAGCTGAACGCCTGGCTCTACCGCGGCGTCGCCGGCGTCGGGAGAATCACGACGCTGCTGCTCAGCTTCTCGATCATGCTCGTGCCGTGCGTGTTGATGGGCGTGGCTTTTCCGCTGGCCGGACAGGCGCGCGCCCGGCTTCGCGAGTGCTTCGGGCGATCGGTCGGCGACGTGGTCGGCCTGAACACGCTGGGGTGCATCGCCGGTTCGTTACTGGCGGGGTTCGTGCTGCTGCCGGCGCTGGGACTGCAGCGCGGCATGCTGGCCGTGTCCGCGCTGAACGCCGGCTACGGCCTGCTGGTGCTGGCGGCGGCCGCGGCGGGCCGCTTTCCGAAGGCCGCGCCGATCGCGATTGTCGCCGTGCTGGCGCTGATCGGCGGCGGCGGCGCGGCGCTGCACCACGCGCCGCGCTGGGATCCGCGCCGGCTGGGGGCGTTCTGCAACAACCTGATGGCCTCGTATGCCGGGCAGGCCGGGCCGGTGGTCGAGCGCGCCATGGCCGACCTGGGCGTGCTCTATTATCACGAGGGCCGCGGGACGATTCTCTCGGTCGTGGAAAACGCCGGCACGCGCGTCTTTATCGTCATGGGCAAGGCGGAGGCCAGCGACAGCCACACCGATTTGCAGCATGAGCGGTTGCTGGGGCACCTGCCGGCGCTCTTGCATCCTGATCCGCGCAGCGCCGCGGTCATCGGGCTGGGCGCGGGCATCACGCTCGGCGGCGTCGCGGCGCATGAGCGGATCGAAAAGATCACGCTGGTGGAAATCGAGCCGGGCGTGGTCGGGGCGGCGCGGCAGTTCAGCGACGTCAACGGCGACGCCCTGAGCGATCCGCGCGTGCGGGTCGTGTTTCAGGACGGGCGCAACTACCTGCTCACAACGCGCGAGAGATTTGACGTCATCACCGCCGACCCGATTCACCCCTGGGCGGCCGGGTCGGCGTATTTGTATACCGTCGAGTATTACCGCACAGTCGCCAGCCGATTGAATGAGGGCGGCATCGCCTGCCAGTGGCTGCCCTTGTACGAGCTGTCCGAGGCCAACGTCCGCTCGGCGGTCGCCTCCTTCGCCGCCGCGTTTGCGCATGTCACCGTGTGGCAGACGGCGCTCGACGCCGTGCTGATCGGCAGCAACCGACCGGTTCGGATTGATCCTGAGAATCTGGCCCGCCGGCTGGCCGAGCCGCGCGTCGCGGTCGAGATGCAGGCGATCGGGCTGGGCGACCCGCTCTCCTTCCTGGCGGAGCTGGCGCTCGACGAGCCGGCCACGCGGGCGTTCGCTGCGGGCGCGCGGCTGAACACCGACGACAATCTGTATCTGGAGTTTTCCGCTCCGCTCAGCATCGGCACGCCGCAACTGGCCCGCAACGTGCGGCTGCTGGATTCGCTGCGCATCAGCCCGCGGTCGTTGCTCTTGCGGCTCGCGCCGTTGCTGGATGACGAGGCCGCGGCCCAGCAGACCTTTGCGCGGTATCGGAAGGCCAAGTCGCGGACGGTCGAGGCGCAGACGGTGCTGCACGACACGGCCCGCGACAACTCCGGACAGGCGGCCCGGGCCATGGCCGATTCGCTGCGCAGCACGGTCGCGGACGCGCCCGAATACGGCCGGGCCCGCTCGCTTTTGGCTGAAGCGCTGCATCGGCTCGGCATTGCGGCGCTGCGCGGCGGGCGTTACGCGGAAGCGGTGGAGGTTCTTCGCGAGGCGGTTTCCGCGGACCCGTGGAATCCCGAGGCGCACTGGCGGCTGGGCGTCGCGCTGCACGAGGCGGGGCGCGACGCGGAGGCGATCCCGGTTCTGGAGGCGGGTTTGCGGCTGCGGCCGAGGCACGTGCCGATGACGAACGACTATGCGGTCGCGCTCATCGCGGTCGGCCGGGGAGACGAGGGGCTGAAGCTGCTGCAGCGCTGCGCGGAGCTTCGGCCGCAGTCGGCCAGCGCGCGCTACGCGCTGGCGGTCGGGCTGACGCGCGCCGGGCAACTCGAAGCCGCGGTCGGCGAGTACCACGCCGCGCTGCGGCTGGATGCGACGCTGGTCGACGCCTACAACAACTGCGGCCGGGCTTTGGCCGGGCTGCGCCGTTACGGCGAGGCGATCGAAATGCTCCGCCAGGGGTTCGGTCAGAAATCGGATGATGCGCGACTGGCGATCAACCTCGGATGGTTGCTGCTGACGGCGCCGGACCCGCAGCTTCGCAACCCGGCCGAGGCGCTGGACCTGGGACAGCGGGCCAACCTGATGCTGGGCGGATCAGCGCCGGCGGCGCTGGACCTGCAGGCCGCGGCCCTGGTGCAAAGCGGCCGGGCGGCCGATGGCGTTGCACTGGCGCGCAAGGCGCTGGACGCGGCCGAGGCGCAGCAGAACGCGACGCTGGCCGAGTCGCTTCGCAAGCGGATTGCGGAGTACGAAAAGCAGGCCGGCGGGCGGTAG